In candidate division KSB1 bacterium, one DNA window encodes the following:
- the mnmE gene encoding tRNA uridine-5-carboxymethylaminomethyl(34) synthesis GTPase MnmE translates to MLATQNNDDTIVALSTPWGVGAIAMVRLSGKEAVRVVDGVFAGRVPLREQPSHLQAYGRIVAEKAGTEVTIDEVMVAVHRGPHSYTGEDVVEVTCHGSPLIVREMVQLFCDRGARLAEPGEFTKRAFIHGRIDLAQAEAVCDLIQARTERARQCAMGQLQGKLSEEITNVQALLTEVRSLLELDIDFADDDVPAFEREKVAALLRQARDGASKLLASFAEGHLLREGARVVLVGRTNVGKSSLLNALLRCDRAIVSELPGTTRDTLEAVVDIGGIPVTLVDTAGFGKLDSSIEQEAARRTEREVGRADLIMLVLDRSEPLSGEDERLLQRYGSPGEGQRPAMCVVNKIDVPKAWDVDQLRTFGYNLAPVEVSAKVGVGMERLREVVAQTLLGEAIAGADSVVVTNLRHQQALQRAVVAIDRSLASLEEGLSAEFVAVDVREASEALGTIVGAITDEDVLAEIFARFCIGK, encoded by the coding sequence GTGCTTGCCACGCAGAACAATGACGACACTATCGTGGCCTTATCCACGCCTTGGGGTGTAGGGGCCATCGCCATGGTGCGATTGAGTGGGAAAGAGGCGGTGCGCGTGGTGGACGGTGTGTTCGCGGGGAGGGTTCCACTGCGCGAACAGCCGAGTCACCTCCAGGCCTACGGGCGCATTGTTGCTGAAAAGGCGGGGACGGAAGTCACGATTGACGAGGTTATGGTGGCAGTACACCGTGGGCCTCACTCTTACACGGGAGAGGACGTGGTGGAAGTAACCTGCCATGGGAGCCCTCTCATTGTGCGGGAGATGGTACAGCTGTTTTGCGACCGCGGCGCGCGTTTGGCAGAGCCGGGGGAGTTCACGAAACGAGCCTTCATCCACGGGCGCATCGATCTGGCGCAGGCGGAGGCGGTGTGCGATCTTATTCAGGCGCGTACCGAGCGGGCGCGGCAATGTGCAATGGGGCAGCTCCAGGGAAAACTATCGGAAGAAATTACCAACGTTCAAGCTCTTCTCACCGAGGTGCGCTCCCTTCTGGAATTGGACATTGATTTTGCGGATGACGACGTGCCAGCCTTTGAAAGGGAGAAGGTAGCGGCGCTGTTGCGCCAGGCCAGAGATGGAGCAAGCAAATTGCTCGCAAGCTTCGCCGAAGGGCATCTGTTGCGGGAAGGCGCCCGAGTGGTGTTAGTTGGGCGCACCAACGTGGGGAAGTCAAGCCTGCTGAACGCATTGCTGAGGTGCGATCGCGCCATTGTGAGCGAACTGCCGGGCACAACACGTGACACCTTGGAGGCAGTGGTGGATATCGGCGGCATACCCGTGACGCTCGTGGACACTGCCGGGTTTGGAAAGCTCGACTCATCCATTGAGCAGGAGGCAGCCCGTCGCACAGAACGGGAAGTGGGGCGGGCCGACCTCATCATGCTGGTGCTGGACAGGAGTGAGCCGCTGAGCGGAGAGGATGAGCGGCTATTGCAACGGTATGGGTCCCCTGGGGAAGGCCAACGCCCTGCCATGTGCGTCGTCAACAAGATCGATGTGCCCAAAGCGTGGGATGTGGACCAGCTAAGGACATTCGGATACAATTTGGCTCCTGTGGAAGTCTCAGCAAAGGTGGGCGTGGGGATGGAACGCCTGCGGGAGGTGGTGGCGCAAACGCTCCTGGGCGAGGCGATTGCGGGCGCGGACAGCGTGGTGGTGACCAACTTGCGCCATCAGCAAGCCTTACAGCGAGCAGTGGTGGCGATTGATCGGTCCCTGGCCTCCTTGGAGGAGGGGCTGTCGGCGGAATTTGTGGCCGTAGACGTGCGGGAGGCAAGCGAGGCGCTGGGCACCATCGTGGGGGCGATCACCGATGAGGATGTTTTGGCGGAGATTTTTGCGCGTTTCTGCATTGGCAAGTGA
- the yidC gene encoding membrane protein insertase YidC, with amino-acid sequence MSVKMDKNTVIGVLLIILMLILVNTPFYKKTFFPQQYWQEQIRNSQRQAPAEVDSVLTPPPVEERSEAAPTVPPATIAAAAQRVEGEEVVVETPLFRLSFNTRGAVLTACQMKHFKDPDSNFVQMLAGDSAGNLALGFTTARDSVDTGLLLFRSDVNALSLGAGDSGSVTFIGDLGEGRQIVKRYMFRGDSYYFGLDIRLENFQNTIAQRRYTVGWRSGLAPTEAKPLDDFQEAKVYALFAGNLEKFDIGRGPAKSGAMDGVVHWVGARTKYFAAAIIPTSQRGVGMWYQGRRQPPPRSFAIWDRHRLREVDRLWKSYAFGLDMSFLNEPVREDRFLVFLGPLDYSTVRGPGVGLERMMSLGWKVIQPFSKAVLWCLKTLHRVIPNYGWVIVVFSLLVKVVLYPLTHSSLKSMHKMQELQPRLVALREKYGKDPQRLNEETMKLYKEAGVNPMGGCLPLLLQMPLLYALFVVFRNTISFRGQGFVFWIKDLANPDTVAVLPFSLPLYGNLVNILPLVMGVTMLIQQKMSVKDPKQKMMVYFMPIFFTLLFNSFPSGLNLYYMLFNVLSIIQQKVVTDRLLVAKKEVAEKKPFLKRPRRR; translated from the coding sequence TTTCTACAAGAAGACCTTCTTCCCACAGCAGTACTGGCAGGAGCAGATCAGAAATAGTCAAAGGCAAGCGCCCGCCGAGGTGGACTCAGTCCTCACTCCTCCACCGGTAGAAGAGAGGAGCGAAGCGGCGCCGACAGTTCCGCCGGCCACCATTGCAGCCGCAGCTCAGCGCGTGGAGGGCGAGGAAGTTGTGGTAGAGACGCCGCTGTTCCGCCTCTCCTTCAACACTCGAGGGGCAGTCCTCACTGCTTGCCAGATGAAACACTTCAAGGACCCGGATAGCAATTTTGTTCAGATGCTCGCCGGCGACTCAGCAGGTAACCTGGCGCTGGGCTTTACCACGGCGCGTGACTCGGTGGACACCGGGCTACTGCTCTTTCGGAGTGACGTGAACGCCCTAAGCCTCGGAGCAGGAGATAGTGGCTCGGTGACATTCATCGGCGACCTCGGGGAAGGCCGGCAGATTGTGAAACGGTATATGTTTAGGGGGGACAGCTACTACTTTGGGCTGGACATTCGTTTGGAGAACTTCCAGAATACCATCGCACAGAGGCGCTACACGGTGGGCTGGAGGAGCGGGCTTGCACCCACTGAGGCTAAACCTCTCGACGATTTCCAAGAGGCCAAGGTGTATGCGCTCTTTGCCGGCAACTTGGAGAAGTTCGACATCGGTCGCGGCCCAGCGAAATCGGGTGCGATGGACGGTGTAGTGCATTGGGTGGGGGCGCGCACCAAGTACTTTGCCGCGGCCATCATTCCCACCAGCCAGCGGGGCGTGGGGATGTGGTACCAGGGGAGGCGGCAGCCACCACCCCGCTCGTTTGCCATCTGGGACCGACACCGCCTGCGGGAGGTGGATCGCCTGTGGAAGTCCTACGCCTTTGGGCTGGACATGAGCTTTCTCAACGAGCCGGTGCGGGAAGATCGCTTCTTGGTCTTCCTCGGGCCCTTGGATTACAGCACGGTGCGGGGTCCGGGGGTGGGCCTAGAGCGAATGATGAGCCTGGGGTGGAAGGTTATCCAGCCATTCTCCAAGGCAGTGTTGTGGTGTTTGAAGACGCTCCATAGGGTCATCCCAAACTATGGTTGGGTCATTGTCGTTTTTTCGCTCTTGGTGAAGGTGGTGCTTTACCCCCTCACACACAGCTCTCTTAAGTCGATGCACAAGATGCAAGAGCTGCAACCGCGGCTTGTCGCATTGCGGGAGAAGTACGGGAAGGACCCGCAGCGCCTCAATGAGGAGACGATGAAATTGTACAAGGAGGCGGGGGTGAACCCGATGGGAGGTTGCCTCCCCCTTCTGTTGCAGATGCCCTTGCTTTACGCGCTCTTTGTGGTGTTTCGCAATACCATCTCTTTCCGCGGCCAAGGCTTCGTGTTTTGGATAAAAGACCTGGCCAACCCAGATACCGTGGCGGTACTCCCATTCAGTCTTCCTTTGTACGGCAATCTTGTAAACATCCTCCCCTTGGTAATGGGCGTCACGATGCTCATCCAGCAGAAGATGAGCGTAAAGGACCCCAAGCAGAAGATGATGGTTTATTTCATGCCTATCTTTTTCACATTGTTGTTCAACTCCTTCCCGTCTGGGCTAAACCTTTACTACATGCTTTTCAATGTGTTGAGCATAATTCAACAGAAGGTCGTGACAGACCGCCTCCTCGTGGCAAAGAAAGAGGTCGCCGAGAAGAAGCCATTCCTCAAGCGCCCGAGGCGGAGGTAG